In a genomic window of Microterricola viridarii:
- a CDS encoding NAD(P)/FAD-dependent oxidoreductase, with protein sequence MPVNSPAPRRVAIVGAGMVGLATAWHLQEHGVEVTVLEREGVAAGASWGNAGWLAPGMAMPLSDPSLWAYGPRAMLDPAAPLSIPLRVDPTLWSFLTRFISRATNRAWAQTMDALTGIDLLALEAFDELVAGGVQAETKEQPFIIGFEKEEQSRHFRHEMELVERAGQSVPLTTVENPRQLVPQLTDAVRTVLALGGQRFMAPGDFVEALAQSVRERGGVIDTTATVTRATRRGNGVVAELGDGRSVDADAIVLANGAWLPGLAREHGVRTLVQAGRGYSFSVATDQPAEYPIYFPNRRVACTPFHGRLRIAGTMEFRRPDEPLRARRIDDIVNSVRPLFTNMDLDDRQDEWVGSRPVTPDGLPLVGATATPGVYVAGGHGMWGIVLGPATGKLLAQQMMTGVVAPQIAPFDPLR encoded by the coding sequence GTGCCCGTGAATTCGCCCGCCCCGCGTCGAGTCGCCATCGTCGGAGCCGGAATGGTCGGCCTCGCCACCGCGTGGCACCTGCAGGAGCACGGCGTCGAGGTCACCGTGCTCGAGCGGGAAGGCGTCGCCGCCGGGGCATCCTGGGGCAACGCCGGCTGGCTGGCTCCCGGCATGGCGATGCCGCTCTCCGACCCCAGTCTCTGGGCCTATGGGCCCCGCGCCATGCTCGACCCGGCCGCGCCGCTCTCGATCCCGCTGCGGGTCGACCCCACACTCTGGTCGTTCCTGACCCGTTTCATCTCCCGGGCCACCAACCGGGCCTGGGCCCAGACCATGGACGCCCTGACCGGGATCGACCTGCTCGCCCTCGAGGCCTTCGACGAGCTCGTCGCCGGCGGGGTGCAGGCCGAGACGAAGGAGCAGCCGTTCATCATCGGCTTCGAGAAGGAGGAGCAGAGCCGCCACTTCCGGCACGAGATGGAGCTGGTCGAGCGGGCCGGCCAGTCGGTTCCGCTGACGACCGTGGAGAACCCGCGCCAGCTCGTGCCCCAGCTCACCGACGCCGTGCGGACGGTGCTCGCCCTCGGCGGGCAGCGCTTCATGGCGCCCGGCGACTTCGTCGAGGCGCTCGCCCAGTCGGTGCGCGAGCGCGGCGGCGTCATCGACACCACCGCGACCGTCACCCGGGCGACGCGCCGCGGCAACGGGGTCGTCGCGGAGCTGGGCGATGGCCGCAGCGTGGATGCCGACGCCATCGTGCTGGCGAACGGGGCGTGGCTGCCAGGGCTCGCCCGCGAGCACGGCGTGCGCACCCTGGTGCAGGCCGGCCGCGGCTACTCCTTCAGCGTCGCGACCGATCAGCCCGCCGAGTACCCCATCTACTTCCCGAACCGGCGCGTGGCCTGCACGCCGTTCCACGGCCGCTTGCGCATCGCCGGCACCATGGAGTTCCGCCGGCCGGACGAGCCGCTGCGCGCCCGCCGGATCGACGACATCGTCAACTCGGTGCGCCCGCTGTTCACGAACATGGACCTCGACGACCGGCAGGACGAGTGGGTCGGCTCCCGCCCGGTGACACCCGACGGCCTGCCGCTGGTCGGGGCGACGGCGACGCCCGGAGTCTACGTCGCCGGCGGCCACGGCATGTGGGGGATCGTGCTCGGCCCGGCCACCGGCAAGCTGCTGGCCCAACAGATGATGACCGGCGTCGTGGCGCCGCAGATCGCCCCGTTCGACCCGCTGCGATGA